Proteins co-encoded in one Acinetobacter lwoffii genomic window:
- a CDS encoding RsiV family protein produces the protein MKINLFKTTEIYAVLLLTVSMLGCQPQSSSVATIAQTDRVVQIEAKTVPIKGAAKVVCEIEGCVRFDLQTVDSNIDWIDQYFIERIQHTEPVAFTKVTQKNPKKADEPYYLDQRFIKVEFVGQRAYLATFSLKSSNLARSKNASLKHVEYINFDLKQRKRLALSQLLLNGGEQKLLNAMYQANTQWLNTQGIQQQQLKLSDNYYFDRSGLVMVYPAGELAPAATGMPELKVSYADLNEVIRPEYLAILQQAAS, from the coding sequence ATGAAGATTAATCTATTTAAAACTACTGAAATTTACGCTGTTTTATTACTCACTGTAAGTATGTTGGGTTGTCAGCCTCAATCCAGTTCAGTGGCAACGATTGCGCAAACAGATCGGGTTGTGCAGATTGAAGCCAAGACCGTTCCAATTAAAGGGGCAGCCAAAGTGGTGTGTGAAATAGAGGGTTGTGTACGCTTTGATCTACAAACGGTGGACAGTAATATTGACTGGATTGATCAATATTTTATTGAGCGCATTCAGCATACCGAACCTGTTGCATTCACCAAGGTCACCCAGAAAAATCCTAAAAAAGCCGATGAGCCGTATTATCTGGATCAGCGCTTTATCAAGGTGGAATTTGTCGGTCAGCGTGCTTATTTGGCGACTTTTTCCTTAAAAAGCTCCAATCTGGCGAGGAGTAAAAATGCTTCTCTGAAACATGTGGAATATATCAATTTTGATCTAAAGCAGAGAAAGCGTTTGGCCTTGTCTCAACTATTATTAAATGGCGGTGAGCAGAAACTGCTGAATGCAATGTATCAAGCCAATACTCAATGGCTGAATACGCAAGGGATTCAACAACAGCAGTTAAAATTGAGTGATAACTATTATTTTGACAGGTCTGGTCTGGTGATGGTGTATCCGGCAGGAGAACTAGCTCCCGCAGCAACAGGAATGCCTGAATTAAAAGTGTCCTATGCGGATTTAAATGAAGTGATTCGCCCTGAATATTTAGCCATTTTGCAGCAGGCAGCTTCCTAA
- the serS gene encoding serine--tRNA ligase: MIDPKLLRNNIEAVNVALAKRGVQLNVEEWASLEARRKEIQSKTETLQAERNAGAKQVGQIKKAGGDASEIMTRMSAIGDEIKAAEAALAELQTELEEKLLSIPNLPDEAVPEGKDESDNVEILKWGTPREFDFEIKDHTDLGEMMGGLEFETATKLTGSRFSVLKGPLARLQRAITQFMLNTHTDQNGYTEAYVPYLVNADSLRGTGQLPKFEEDLFKLQGEKEFYLIPTAEVPVTNFVRDEIIDADRLPLKYAAHTPCFRSEAGSYGRDTRGLIRQHQFDKVEMVQIVKPETSMQVLEELTGHAEGILQALGLPYRKILLCGGDMGFGATKTYDLEVWVPSQNTYREISSCSNMGDFQARRMKARYRADQKKTEFVHTLNGSGLAVGRTLLAVMENYQRADGSIEIPEVLRPYMCGATYID, from the coding sequence ATGATCGACCCGAAATTACTCAGAAATAATATTGAGGCTGTAAATGTAGCCTTGGCAAAACGTGGTGTTCAACTCAATGTTGAAGAGTGGGCATCTCTAGAAGCACGCCGTAAAGAGATTCAGTCCAAGACAGAAACCCTGCAAGCTGAACGTAATGCCGGTGCCAAACAAGTCGGTCAAATTAAAAAAGCAGGTGGCGACGCATCTGAAATCATGACACGCATGTCTGCGATTGGTGATGAAATCAAAGCGGCTGAAGCAGCACTGGCTGAACTGCAAACTGAGCTTGAAGAAAAATTATTATCTATTCCAAACTTGCCAGATGAAGCTGTGCCTGAAGGTAAAGACGAAAGCGATAACGTGGAAATCCTGAAATGGGGTACACCGCGTGAATTTGATTTCGAAATCAAAGACCATACGGATCTGGGCGAAATGATGGGCGGTCTTGAATTTGAAACCGCGACCAAATTAACTGGTTCACGCTTCAGTGTATTGAAAGGTCCATTGGCGCGTTTACAACGTGCCATTACCCAGTTCATGCTAAATACGCATACTGATCAAAATGGTTATACCGAAGCCTATGTGCCTTATCTGGTCAATGCAGATTCATTGCGTGGGACTGGTCAGCTGCCTAAATTTGAAGAAGATCTGTTTAAGCTGCAGGGCGAAAAAGAGTTTTATCTGATTCCAACTGCTGAAGTGCCAGTGACGAATTTCGTACGTGATGAAATTATTGATGCAGACCGTCTGCCACTGAAATATGCAGCGCACACGCCATGTTTCCGTAGCGAAGCAGGTTCTTATGGTCGTGATACCCGCGGTTTGATCCGTCAGCACCAATTCGACAAAGTCGAAATGGTTCAGATTGTAAAACCTGAAACTTCGATGCAAGTGCTTGAAGAATTGACTGGCCATGCTGAAGGCATTTTGCAAGCACTCGGACTTCCATATCGTAAAATTTTACTTTGTGGTGGTGACATGGGCTTTGGTGCGACCAAGACTTATGACTTGGAAGTCTGGGTACCAAGCCAAAATACCTACCGTGAAATTTCTTCATGCTCAAACATGGGTGATTTCCAGGCGCGTCGTATGAAAGCGCGTTACCGTGCTGATCAGAAGAAAACTGAATTTGTGCATACCTTGAATGGTTCAGGTCTGGCCGTGGGTCGTACTTTACTTGCAGTGATGGAAAACTATCAACGTGCCGATGGCTCCATTGAGATTCCTGAAGTATTACGTCCATATATGTGTGGTGCGACTTATATCGACTAA
- the cysG gene encoding siroheme synthase CysG — MDIFPISLKLQQQPCLIVGGGHIAYRKALLLQKAGAIIHVIAPEIEESLLRIVQNSQGQYVQAAFHPEVALRPYRLVIAATDDAETNRQVFELCEAENVLVNSVDDPPHCRFMVPAIIDRSPLVISVASNGTSPVLSRQIRTQLETTIPHGMGKLAEFSGKWRSAVKAKIVNPDERRIFWEDLYASPLKEQVFNDNIAEADRLIEQALQEWQKPKGEVYLVGAGPGDPELLTLKALRLMQQADVVIYDRLVSAPIMDLCRRDAEKIYVGKARSNHAVPQDGINALLVKYASEGKRVCRLKGGDPFIFGRGGEEIEELFAAGITFQVVPGITAASGCSAYAGIPLTHREYAQSVRFLTGHLKEGSPELPWSELVYENQTLVLYMGLVGLEKICAELIAHGQRADMPVALVSKGTTPEQKVVVGTLADIASKVSEHQIQAPTLTIIGEVVRLREQLQWHERG, encoded by the coding sequence GTGGATATTTTTCCAATCTCGTTAAAGTTGCAACAGCAACCTTGTCTGATTGTCGGTGGTGGACATATTGCATACCGTAAAGCACTTCTCCTACAAAAAGCAGGTGCGATCATTCATGTGATTGCGCCTGAAATTGAAGAGAGTCTGCTGCGAATTGTGCAAAATAGCCAAGGACAATATGTGCAGGCGGCTTTTCATCCTGAAGTTGCATTACGTCCATATCGACTGGTAATTGCGGCAACTGACGATGCGGAAACCAATCGTCAGGTCTTTGAACTGTGTGAAGCGGAAAATGTCCTGGTCAATAGCGTCGATGATCCACCGCATTGCCGCTTTATGGTTCCTGCGATTATTGACCGTTCACCGTTAGTTATTTCTGTAGCCAGTAACGGTACTTCACCGGTGCTATCCCGCCAGATTCGTACCCAGCTAGAAACCACTATTCCGCATGGAATGGGCAAGCTGGCTGAGTTTTCAGGAAAATGGCGCAGTGCGGTTAAGGCTAAAATAGTCAATCCGGATGAACGCCGTATTTTCTGGGAAGATTTATATGCCAGTCCGCTAAAAGAACAGGTGTTCAACGACAATATCGCGGAAGCAGATCGCCTGATCGAGCAAGCATTACAAGAGTGGCAAAAGCCAAAAGGTGAAGTCTACTTGGTCGGTGCGGGTCCGGGTGATCCAGAATTGTTGACCTTAAAAGCCTTACGTTTGATGCAGCAAGCCGATGTGGTGATTTACGATCGTCTGGTTTCAGCACCAATTATGGATCTATGTCGTCGTGATGCGGAAAAGATCTATGTGGGTAAGGCACGTTCCAATCATGCGGTTCCGCAAGATGGAATTAATGCCTTGTTGGTGAAATATGCCAGTGAAGGAAAGCGGGTTTGTCGTCTGAAAGGCGGTGATCCATTTATCTTCGGGCGTGGTGGTGAAGAGATTGAAGAGCTGTTCGCTGCCGGGATTACTTTTCAGGTGGTCCCGGGTATTACTGCAGCTTCAGGTTGTTCTGCCTATGCCGGTATTCCATTAACCCATCGTGAGTATGCACAAAGTGTGCGTTTTCTGACCGGTCACTTAAAAGAAGGTTCGCCAGAATTGCCTTGGAGTGAGTTGGTCTATGAAAACCAGACCTTAGTGCTCTATATGGGGTTAGTGGGACTGGAGAAAATCTGTGCAGAATTAATCGCTCATGGTCAGCGAGCCGACATGCCAGTGGCCTTGGTTTCTAAAGGTACGACGCCTGAACAGAAAGTTGTAGTAGGAACGCTTGCCGATATTGCATCCAAAGTGTCCGAACATCAGATTCAAGCCCCGACTTTGACCATTATTGGTGAAGTTGTACGCTTACGTGAACAATTGCAATGGCATGAGCGAGGATAA
- a CDS encoding tRNA (cytidine(34)-2'-O)-methyltransferase — protein sequence MIHVVLYEPEIPANTGNIIRLCANTGAQLHLVKPLGFELDDKKLKRAGLDYHEYANMQIWEKIEDCLADLASKGIGLDAIYPLTTKGSETPHTSDLNRPVALLMGPETRGLPEHVRLMFPQKHWIRLPMAENSRSLNLSNATAVIVYEAWRQQGFKTL from the coding sequence GTGATCCACGTTGTTTTATATGAGCCTGAAATTCCTGCAAATACAGGCAATATCATTCGTCTATGTGCGAATACCGGAGCACAGTTGCATCTGGTCAAGCCGCTGGGTTTTGAGCTGGATGACAAAAAGCTGAAACGTGCCGGTCTGGATTATCACGAATATGCCAATATGCAGATTTGGGAAAAAATTGAAGACTGTCTGGCCGATCTGGCAAGCAAAGGCATTGGGCTGGATGCAATCTATCCATTGACCACCAAAGGTTCTGAAACGCCGCATACTTCGGATTTAAACCGTCCGGTAGCTTTATTAATGGGTCCGGAAACTCGTGGTCTGCCTGAACATGTTCGTCTGATGTTTCCGCAAAAGCACTGGATTCGCTTACCGATGGCAGAAAACTCGCGAAGTTTGAACCTGTCAAATGCTACTGCAGTAATTGTCTACGAAGCTTGGCGTCAGCAAGGTTTTAAAACGCTTTAA
- a CDS encoding APC family permease has protein sequence MTNISGTQSAAKLQKTLGLWHIIIIGLAYIQPMTLFDTFGLVSEESNFHVPTSYIFALIAILLTSLSYGHMIRRYPSSGSAYTYAQKSIHPNVGFMVGWSSLLDYLLSPMVNIILAVIYLEALFPDMNHWVWVIGLTAFMTAINLRGARFVANFNSMIVFVQLGVIAYFTWMVYQLLEGGVNADGTLVNAKYQLWSLEPFWNEFTSVAALITGATLLCFSFTGFDSLSSLAEETKDTEKTLPKAIFLTALLAGIIFIISTYFMQIFFPNDPKTYFEDIAATQPDILQAVGGVAFKTVVLYFAIVTVMASGISAHAGVSRLMYVMGRDGVINKKIFGHISPKNYTPSYNILIAGAVALTAGFMDLDFVVSLISFGALTAFSFVNLSVISRYALRDGRTKSAKEIMNFVVVPLLGFISVFALWLEVDEASLKYGLIWAFGGFLYLGYKTKGFKHPAPQHNEFDDQ, from the coding sequence TTGACTAATATCTCTGGGACTCAATCGGCAGCTAAACTGCAAAAAACGCTGGGACTCTGGCACATCATTATTATTGGTTTAGCTTATATTCAACCCATGACCTTGTTTGATACATTTGGTCTGGTATCTGAAGAAAGTAACTTCCACGTTCCCACCTCTTACATTTTTGCACTGATTGCAATTTTGTTAACCTCCTTGAGCTATGGTCATATGATTCGTCGCTACCCTTCTTCGGGTTCGGCCTATACCTATGCGCAAAAATCCATCCACCCGAACGTAGGTTTCATGGTGGGTTGGTCATCCTTGCTGGATTACCTGTTATCGCCAATGGTCAATATCATTCTGGCGGTGATTTATCTGGAAGCACTTTTCCCAGACATGAACCATTGGGTTTGGGTCATTGGTTTAACCGCCTTTATGACCGCGATTAACCTTCGTGGTGCGAGATTTGTTGCCAACTTCAACAGTATGATTGTATTCGTACAATTGGGCGTCATTGCATACTTCACCTGGATGGTTTACCAACTTCTGGAAGGTGGTGTAAATGCAGACGGCACACTGGTCAATGCAAAGTATCAATTGTGGAGTTTAGAGCCATTCTGGAATGAGTTTACGTCTGTTGCTGCCCTGATTACCGGTGCAACCTTACTGTGTTTCTCATTCACAGGCTTTGACTCTTTAAGTTCTCTTGCTGAAGAAACCAAAGATACTGAGAAAACCTTACCTAAAGCGATTTTCTTGACTGCATTATTGGCAGGTATCATCTTCATCATCAGTACTTACTTTATGCAGATCTTCTTCCCGAATGATCCAAAAACTTACTTTGAAGATATCGCTGCAACACAGCCGGATATTTTACAAGCTGTCGGTGGCGTGGCGTTTAAGACAGTCGTACTTTACTTCGCGATTGTGACAGTCATGGCTTCTGGTATTTCAGCACATGCGGGTGTATCACGTCTGATGTACGTGATGGGTCGTGATGGCGTGATCAACAAGAAGATCTTCGGTCATATTAGCCCGAAAAACTACACACCTTCCTACAACATCCTAATCGCTGGTGCAGTGGCTTTAACTGCTGGCTTTATGGATCTTGACTTTGTGGTGTCTTTGATCAGCTTTGGTGCCTTAACTGCATTCAGTTTCGTCAACTTGTCAGTGATTTCACGTTATGCATTACGTGATGGTCGTACCAAGAGTGCTAAAGAGATCATGAACTTTGTCGTTGTTCCTTTACTTGGCTTCATTTCAGTATTTGCATTGTGGCTAGAAGTCGATGAAGCTTCGCTTAAATACGGTCTGATCTGGGCATTTGGCGGTTTCTTGTACTTGGGTTATAAAACCAAAGGCTTCAAGCACCCTGCTCCTCAGCACAATGAATTTGACGATCAATAA
- a CDS encoding iron-containing alcohol dehydrogenase, protein MAKPYYEFFCPVKVIAGHAALEHIPFELATLGAKRPLIITDKGVRANNLLAPIEAAFEMADAAIVAIFDDVPPDSSLGTVRSAAKLYRENHCDAIIAVGGGSVIDTSKATNILVSEGGDDLLKYSGAHNLPKPLKPFFVIPTTSGTGSEVTMVAVVSDTEKNVKMPFASYYLMPHAAILDPRMTQTLPPHLTAMTAMDAMTHAVEAYTCMAANPISDAYATAAVKKISTHLFNVLDNPSDAQGRLELAQASTMAGIAFSNSMVGIVHSLGHSLGAVVHLPHGLCMNLFLPYVLEYNKEVNGDKIADLLLPLAGADIYAQTPAHLRADKTIATILTMRDRIYSLTKLPRTLRETGKISEAQLDEVAEKALNDGSIIYNPKEATLEDLKSILKKAW, encoded by the coding sequence ATGGCTAAACCTTATTATGAATTTTTCTGTCCGGTCAAAGTGATTGCCGGTCATGCCGCGTTAGAACATATTCCGTTTGAACTTGCGACTTTGGGGGCCAAACGTCCGCTGATCATTACCGACAAAGGTGTACGCGCCAACAATCTGCTGGCACCGATTGAAGCTGCATTTGAAATGGCGGATGCTGCAATTGTAGCGATTTTTGATGATGTACCACCCGACTCTAGCTTGGGTACAGTACGCAGTGCAGCAAAGCTGTATCGCGAAAATCATTGTGATGCGATCATTGCCGTGGGCGGTGGTTCAGTCATTGATACCTCTAAGGCAACCAATATTCTGGTCTCTGAAGGCGGTGATGACCTGCTGAAATATTCAGGTGCTCACAACCTGCCTAAACCGCTGAAACCGTTCTTTGTGATTCCAACCACGTCTGGTACAGGTTCAGAAGTGACCATGGTCGCTGTCGTGTCGGACACTGAAAAGAACGTCAAAATGCCGTTCGCCTCTTATTACCTGATGCCGCATGCTGCAATTCTGGATCCCCGCATGACCCAGACCTTGCCGCCGCATTTAACCGCCATGACCGCAATGGATGCTATGACCCATGCGGTTGAAGCTTATACCTGCATGGCAGCCAATCCAATTTCGGATGCTTATGCGACTGCAGCAGTCAAGAAGATCAGTACCCACCTATTTAATGTACTAGACAATCCTTCCGATGCACAAGGCCGTCTAGAACTGGCTCAGGCATCGACCATGGCGGGAATTGCATTTTCCAACTCGATGGTCGGCATTGTGCATTCACTGGGGCACTCATTGGGTGCAGTGGTACACCTGCCGCATGGTTTATGCATGAACTTATTCCTGCCTTATGTGCTGGAATACAACAAAGAGGTCAATGGCGATAAAATTGCAGATCTGCTCCTGCCTTTGGCGGGTGCCGATATTTATGCACAAACGCCAGCGCATCTACGTGCTGACAAAACCATTGCGACGATTCTGACCATGCGTGACCGGATTTACAGTCTGACCAAATTACCGCGTACATTACGTGAAACCGGTAAGATTTCTGAAGCCCAGCTCGATGAAGTGGCAGAGAAAGCCCTGAATGATGGTTCCATCATTTATAACCCGAAAGAAGCCACCCTGGAAGATTTAAAATCTATCTTAAAAAAGGCTTGGTAA
- the lipB gene encoding lipoyl(octanoyl) transferase LipB has translation MTDVLQKPELIIRQYHDLTLYEDRFLEMKTFTETRDEHSPDQLWILQHQDVLTQGQAGKPEHILIPSNIPVIQTDRGGQVTWHGPGQLVAYFMFDLNRLGWNVRTLVSYAENLMIDLLKKYGIDAYAKPDAPGVYVAERKIGSLGFKIRKGRSYHGLSLNLDCDLSGFNTINPCGYAGLEMVRMSDLLEQPPQFSQLCTEIIETLRHSGYFKQITVEQR, from the coding sequence GTGACTGATGTGCTGCAAAAGCCCGAGCTGATCATTCGTCAATATCACGACCTCACACTTTATGAAGATCGTTTTCTGGAAATGAAAACATTTACGGAAACCCGTGATGAACATAGCCCGGATCAATTGTGGATTTTGCAACATCAGGATGTACTGACTCAAGGTCAGGCAGGCAAACCGGAACATATTTTAATACCAAGCAATATTCCGGTGATTCAGACCGATCGTGGTGGTCAGGTGACCTGGCATGGTCCCGGTCAATTGGTGGCTTACTTCATGTTTGACCTGAATCGTCTGGGCTGGAATGTGCGCACCCTGGTGTCTTATGCTGAAAACCTGATGATTGATTTGCTAAAAAAATATGGCATTGATGCCTATGCCAAACCGGATGCACCTGGTGTATATGTGGCTGAACGTAAAATCGGCTCACTCGGTTTTAAAATTCGCAAAGGCCGTAGCTACCATGGTCTGTCCCTAAATCTGGATTGTGATCTGAGCGGATTCAACACCATCAATCCTTGTGGCTATGCAGGACTGGAAATGGTACGCATGAGTGACCTGCTCGAACAACCACCCCAGTTTAGCCAGTTGTGCACTGAAATTATTGAAACTTTGCGCCACAGCGGGTACTTTAAGCAAATAACTGTCGAGCAAAGATAA